One window of the Triticum dicoccoides isolate Atlit2015 ecotype Zavitan chromosome 3B, WEW_v2.0, whole genome shotgun sequence genome contains the following:
- the LOC119274295 gene encoding putative coatomer subunit beta'-3 — protein MAHGPSRVSLDSLESMTDNFSQEQVLGSGSYGKVYRMSTCMVKDTELINVHPLQLLFSFRSNKSISCPFHVTNNTDDQHVSVRCVPKHEGATPRYYDLNLLGGTLPPRSTHTFVVTMKQVHQLPADMDVLDVVVVPKTYPDNGRLFHEVTLKAACATACEKTTSEVLLHYDCYGLLKSMDVHPTEPWILTAYQARLVIWNYKTQTRMMEREFRPGFIHSLRKLGSSRVFVSSVRFIVKSTRQLFVVGDEDGYIHVHHCMTMKRVKEFKAHGSAVTSFALHPTQPFVLSASRDQLIKLWNWDKGWVCIRTFTGHSAMVNQVKFNPHDNNTFASASGDGTVKTWGIFSPTHFTSLNCQEGQRSVDYYPTGGDQQQQHYMVTGSEWQLRPDNATARIWDLRTQTCIREIKGLDSYCEVGVIDCHPDRPAVLVTASGGCGVSLHDSTTYRCERTVHFGLGKVVCVAYVKGARSLAIGHERGVAIMEID, from the exons ATGGCCCATGGACCAAGCCGTGTGTCACTCGATTCACTGGAAAGTATGACAGATAATTTCTCTCAAGAGCAGGTGCTTGGCAGCGGTTCGTACGGAAAAGTTTATCGG ATGAGCACTTGCATGGTTAAGGACACTGAATTGATAAATGTCCATCCCCTCCAGCTCCTCTTCTCTTTCCGATCGAACAAGTCTATCTCCTGCCCATTTCATGTAACTAACAACACGGACGATCAGCATGTGTCCGTGAGGTGTGTCCCAAAACACGAGGGGGCAACACCTCGCTACTACGATCTGAATCTGCTGGGCGGTACTTTGCCACCAAGGTCCACACATACCTTCGTTGTAACGATGAAACAGGTACATCAGCTGCCGGCCGACATGGACGTGCTTGACGTAGTCGTGGTACCTAAGACTTACCCAG ATAACGGCCGTCTATTTCATGAGGTGACCCTAAAGGCCGCCTGTGCAACAGCGTGTGAGAAGACGACATCTGAG GTGTTACTTCATTATGATTGTTACGGTCTACTAAAGTCAATGGATGTGCACCCTACAGAGCCTTG GATTTTGACAGCCTATCAGGCACGGCTTGTCATTTGGAACTACAAGACCCAG ACAAGAATGATGGAGCGTGAATTCCGCCCTGGGTTCATTCATTCCCTCAGAAAGCTGGGCTCGTCTAGGGTGTTTGTTAGCAGCGTTAGGTTTATCGTGAAGTCGACGAGGCAATTGTTCGTGGTGGGTGATGAGGACGGGTACATCCACGTGCATCACTGTATGACAATGAAGAGAGTCAAGGAATTCAAAGCTCACGGCAGTGCGGTCACATCATTCGCCCTTCACCCGACTCAACCGTTTGTGCTGTCGGCATCTCGCGACCAACTAATCAAGCTCTGGAACTGGGACAAGGGCTGGGTGTGCATCAGGACATTCACTGGGCACTCAGCCATGGTGAACCAAGTCAAGTTTAATCCGCATGACAACAACACTTTTGCAAGTGCTTCCGGGGACGGCACAGTgaag ACCTGGGGAATTTTTTCTCCCACTCATTTCACCAGCCTCAACTGCCAAGAGGGGCAGCGCTCTGTTGATTACTATCCCACGGGTGGTGATCAGCAGCAGCAGCACTACATGGTTACAGGATCGGAATGGCAGTTGAGACCGGACAATGCGACGGCACGC ATCTGGGATTTGCGAACACAGACATGTATCCGTGAAATCAAGGGGCTCGACTCATACTGTGAAGTTGGTGTGATCGATTGCCATCCAGATCGTCCAGCAGTGTTGGTTACTGCGTCAGGCGGCTGTGGTGTTTCTCTCCACGACTCCACAACCTACAG GTGTGAGAGAACGGTTCATTTCGGTCTCGGCAAGGTTGTATGTGTTGCATACGTCAAGGGAGCAAGAAG